One part of the Raphanus sativus cultivar WK10039 chromosome 7, ASM80110v3, whole genome shotgun sequence genome encodes these proteins:
- the LOC108816375 gene encoding protein ENHANCED DISEASE RESISTANCE 2-like, whose product MEMSQTDGRMEGWLYTIRHYRFGLQFSRKRYFLLLDNNLKSFRSVPSDQNEEPDRRASLDCCIRVTDNGRESFHRKILFIFTLYNTSNHLDQLKLGASSPEEAAKWIRSLQNASQKGFPFPDCDFVSHAEKGLVKLDLSKRTRRKVSVDWTNYSSLNVETIAPDVIAPSPWKIFGCQNGLRLFKEAKDWDSRGRHWDDHPAIMAVGVIDGTSEEIFNTLMSLDPLRSEWDFCFYKGRVVEHLDGHTDIINVQLYSDWLPWGMHRRDLLLRRYWRREEDGTYVILCHSVYHKKCPPRRGYVRACVKSGGYVVTPVSKGKQSLVKHMVAIDWRSWNLYMRPSSSRSITIRVVETLAALREMFKAKQGHGFAEFVSGEFLETKSCLSKINSRPLITEAKRVDLALVKADEMEKPSSAGNSLMDLNDVSDEFFDVPEPSEFDSLIDNSPFSQGHSQLKMPSPAGIVKKLQDLANNKKGYMDLQEVGMDDKTTFFYGATLQKDPNLTMPCSWSTADPSTFLIRGENYLKNRQKVKANDTLMQMIGADWISSDKREDDLGARLGGLVHEYAAKGGPEFFFIVNMQVPGSAMYSLALYYLLKTPLEEHPLLESFVNGDDAYRNSRFKLIPHISKGSWIVKQSVGKKACLVGQALEIRYTRGKNYLELDVDVGSSTVARGVTNLVLGYLTNLVIEMAFLIQANTENELPELLLGTCRLNYLDVSKSVQER is encoded by the exons ATGGAAATGTCTCAAACCGACGGAAGAATGGAAGGTTGGCTTTACACCATCCGACATTACCGGTTTGGTCTTCAATTCTCTCGTAAAcgatattttcttcttctcgacAACAACCTTAAAAGCTTTAGATCAGTACCATCAGATCAGAATGAg GAGCCTGACAGAAGAGCATCTCTAGACTGTTGTATTAGGGTCACTGACAATGGAAGAGAGAGTTTCCATAGAAAG ATCCTATTCATATTTACACTTTACAACACTTCAAATCATTTGGATCAATTGAAG CTAGGAGCAAGTAGTCCTGAAGAAGCAGCCAAATGGATCAGATCATTACAAAATGCTTCACAAAAG GGGTTTCCTTTTCcggattgtgattttgtatCTCATGCTGAGAAAGGACTTGTGAAGCTTGATCTATCCAAGAGGACACGCCGCAAAGTTTCAGTAGATTGGACAAATTACTCATCATTGAATGTTGAAACAATAGCACCTGATGTCATTGCTCCTTCTCCATGGAAAATATTTGGATGCCAAAACg GTTTGCGCCTTTTCAAAGAAGCTAAAGACTGGGATTCACGTGGAAgg CATTGGGATGATCATCCTGCAATAATGGCAGTTGGGGTCATTGATGGTACTTCAGAGGAGATCTTCAATACGTTAATGTCTCTTGATCCTTTAAGATCAGA ATGGGACTTTTGTTTCTACAAAGGCAGAGTGGTGGAGCATCTTGATGGACACACAGACATAATCAATGTCCAGTTATACAGTGATTGGTTGCCATGGGGTATGCATCGAAGAGACTTATTGCTGAGACGTTActggagaagggaagaagatGGAACCTACG TGATACTTTGCCACTCTGTTTATCACAAGAAGTGTCCACCAAGGAGGGGATACGTTCGCGCTTGTGTCAAAA GTGGTGGCTACGTGGTGACTCCGGTAAGCAAAGGGAAACAATCACTAGTAAAGCATATGGTAGCCATTGATTGGAGAAGCTGGAACTTATACATGAGACCGTCTTCTTCAAGATCCATAACCATACGTGTGGTTGAGACACTTGCGGCGTTACGCGAAATGTTCAAAGCGAAACAAGGACATGGCTTTGCTGAGTTCGTCTCAGGGGAATTCTTAGAAACCAAATCCTGCTTGTCTAAGATCAACAGTAGACCCCTTATAACAGAAGCCAAAAGGGTTGATCTAGCGCTTGTGAAGGCTGATGAAATGGAGAAACCTTCTTCAGCAGGCAACAGTTTGATGGACTTGAATGATGTTTCTGATGAATTTTTTGATGTTCCTGAGCCCTCCGAGTTTGACAGCTTAATTGATAACTCTCCCTTTTCACAAGGACACTCTCAG cTCAAGATGCCATCACCAGCTGGTATTGTCAAGAAACTTCAAGATTTAGCCAATAATAAGAAAGGATATATGGATTTACAAGAGGTCGGTATGGATGATAAGACCACATTCTTCTATGGAGCCACTCTTCAAAAAGACCCAAATCTTACTATGCCTTGTAGTTGGTCTACCGCGGATCCATCTACATTCTTAATTCGTGGagaaaattatctaaaaaaccGACAAAAA GTAAAGGCAAATGACACATTGATGCAAATGATTGGAGCAGATTGGATAAGTTCTGATAAGagagaagatgatcttggtGCACGACTAGGAGGTCTAGTTCACGAATATGCAGCTAAAGGAGGTCCAGAGTTTTTCTTCATTGTAAACATGCAG GTCCCTGGTTCAGCTATGTATAGTCTAGCATTGTACTATTTGCTGAAAACTCCATTAGAAGAGCATCCTTTGTTAGAGAGTTTTGTGAATGGTGATGACGCTTATCGCAATTCGCGATTTAAACTCATCCCTCACATCTCCAAAGGTTCATGGATTGTGAAACAAAGTGTTGGCAAGAAAGCTTGCTTGGTGGGTCAGGCACTTGAGATTCGTTACACCCGCGGAAAGAATTACTTGGAG CTTGACGTTGATGTCGGGTCTTCAACTGTTGCAAGAGGTGTAACCAATCTTGTTCTTGGGTATCTTACCAATTTAGTTATAGAAATGGCTTTTCTGATACAG GCAAATACAGAAAATGAACTACCAGAACTGCTACTAGGGACTTGTCGACTTAATTATCTAGATGTTTCAAAATCTGTACAAGAAAGATGA